A genomic stretch from Rubripirellula reticaptiva includes:
- a CDS encoding ABC transporter ATP-binding protein has translation MDNEATAVAEAQNNASSQTQPNPTDSGVVIETRNLSKIYRDFWGRKKVHALKSLDIEVKKGEIFGLLGPNGSGKSTTIKLILGLLFPTSGRVLVFDKDATETSKNERIGYLPEESYLYKFLTAEETLDFYGRLFDMSSADRKRRVAELIDLVGLKGAKHRQLREYSKGMTRRVGLAQALINDPDLILLDEPTTGLDPIGTREMKDLILALRDQGKTILLCSHQLADVQDVCDRVAILHQGELKELGRVSELLKVQDVTEIHATGLDDATKAEIAELIARKGGAVKSIDNPTATMEDLFLNIVRESEARPGARRVTSSPDQSGDANSPNQEGGQ, from the coding sequence GTGGATAACGAAGCAACCGCGGTCGCTGAGGCCCAAAACAACGCCTCATCGCAGACCCAACCCAACCCGACTGACTCGGGTGTCGTCATCGAGACTCGCAACCTGAGCAAGATATATCGCGACTTTTGGGGCCGTAAAAAGGTTCACGCCCTCAAATCGCTTGATATCGAAGTCAAGAAAGGCGAGATTTTTGGCCTGCTTGGTCCCAACGGTTCGGGAAAATCGACCACGATCAAGCTGATTCTGGGATTGTTGTTCCCCACCAGTGGCCGCGTTCTGGTCTTCGACAAAGACGCGACCGAAACCAGCAAGAACGAACGGATTGGGTATCTGCCCGAAGAATCGTATCTTTACAAGTTCTTGACCGCCGAAGAAACGTTGGACTTCTATGGTCGATTGTTCGACATGTCCAGCGCTGACCGGAAACGTCGCGTCGCCGAACTGATCGATTTGGTCGGTTTGAAGGGTGCCAAACACCGCCAGCTTCGCGAATACAGTAAGGGGATGACCCGCCGCGTCGGTTTGGCCCAAGCTCTGATCAATGATCCCGACTTGATTCTGTTGGACGAACCCACGACGGGCCTCGACCCGATCGGGACCCGCGAGATGAAGGACTTGATCCTGGCTCTTCGTGACCAAGGAAAAACCATTCTGTTGTGCAGCCATCAGTTGGCGGACGTTCAAGACGTTTGCGATCGGGTTGCGATTTTGCACCAAGGCGAATTGAAGGAGCTCGGTCGTGTGTCTGAACTGTTGAAGGTTCAGGACGTTACCGAAATTCACGCCACTGGTTTGGACGACGCGACGAAGGCCGAGATTGCTGAGCTGATCGCTCGTAAGGGCGGCGCGGTCAAGTCGATCGACAATCCGACCGCCACAATGGAAGACTTGTTCTTGAACATTGTTCGTGAAAGCGAAGCTCGGCCTGGTGCTCGCCGCGTGACCAGTTCGCCCGATCAATCTGGGGATGCCAACAGCCCTAACCAAGAGGGCGGTCAATGA
- a CDS encoding bifunctional folylpolyglutamate synthase/dihydrofolate synthase produces the protein MLLSFLCDTTLTQPTRHDESTPASSGRDKIDYENALGFLYDRIDYERLTTGTSRYPFRLTRMRELLGRLGLGHFIELAPVTKLASAAERTSDIERASKPAVIHLAGTKGKGSTASMVAAALTAAGLKTGLYTSPHLQQLEERFRVDGQICHPNELISLVDQVRPVDEALMSDGIGAGSFFELTTALSLLHFHHSGCDAVVLETGLGGRLDSTNVCWPDVTAITSIGLDHQHVLGDTLAQIATEKAGIIKPGVPVISGVRADEPAEVIERIAAEKNSPLLKIGRDFTLDWQPNPVWGSQITFHGRTNPLGKTLAAHVAMEGEHQARNAAMAIAIVQVLRNRLPTVIRGDIKSADITDATIAGALANLRCDGRIQRYALSEKTTGIIDAAHNEDSIAALCQTLKRRATTGPVAIVFGTSIDKSSGPMLEQIAELAKHIDLKRIQITRFNGNPRWRPTAELMAQMPDSLRPIAVVNDDPIQACQAGLQAVTPGGMLIVCGSFFLAAETAPWMHSITCEATDAS, from the coding sequence ATGCTTCTTTCCTTCTTGTGCGATACGACGTTGACCCAGCCGACTCGCCACGACGAATCCACGCCGGCCTCCTCTGGCAGGGATAAAATTGATTACGAGAATGCCCTCGGTTTTTTGTACGACCGGATCGATTACGAGCGGTTGACTACCGGCACGTCGCGGTACCCGTTCCGACTAACGAGGATGCGAGAACTGCTGGGCCGACTGGGGCTGGGGCACTTTATCGAACTGGCACCCGTAACCAAACTGGCATCCGCCGCCGAACGGACGTCTGATATCGAACGGGCGTCTAAGCCTGCGGTCATCCACCTAGCGGGGACAAAAGGCAAAGGATCGACCGCGTCGATGGTTGCGGCAGCTTTGACCGCGGCGGGCCTGAAAACGGGACTCTACACCTCGCCTCACCTGCAACAATTGGAAGAGCGGTTCCGAGTCGACGGCCAAATCTGTCACCCCAACGAACTGATTTCGCTGGTCGATCAAGTTCGACCGGTCGACGAAGCCTTGATGTCGGATGGTATCGGTGCGGGATCGTTCTTCGAGCTAACGACCGCCCTATCGCTGCTCCATTTCCATCACAGCGGCTGCGACGCCGTGGTTCTGGAAACCGGCCTGGGGGGGCGACTGGACAGCACCAATGTGTGCTGGCCCGATGTGACGGCGATCACGTCGATCGGGCTCGATCATCAACATGTCCTGGGCGATACGCTGGCCCAAATCGCCACAGAGAAAGCAGGCATCATCAAACCCGGCGTGCCGGTGATCAGTGGCGTGCGAGCGGACGAACCCGCCGAAGTGATCGAACGAATTGCGGCGGAGAAGAACTCGCCGCTGTTGAAAATAGGTCGCGACTTTACCCTGGATTGGCAGCCCAATCCGGTTTGGGGATCCCAAATCACATTCCATGGAAGAACGAACCCGCTAGGCAAGACTCTGGCCGCCCATGTCGCAATGGAAGGCGAGCACCAAGCCAGGAACGCAGCAATGGCGATCGCCATCGTGCAAGTCCTACGAAACCGCCTGCCAACTGTCATTCGCGGTGACATCAAGAGTGCCGACATCACTGATGCCACCATCGCGGGCGCGTTAGCCAATCTGCGATGCGATGGACGAATCCAACGCTATGCGCTATCGGAAAAAACAACTGGCATCATCGATGCAGCTCACAACGAAGACTCCATCGCCGCTTTGTGCCAGACGCTCAAACGCCGAGCTACCACCGGCCCCGTCGCAATCGTTTTTGGCACCAGCATCGACAAATCATCCGGCCCGATGCTGGAACAGATTGCCGAACTGGCCAAGCACATTGATTTGAAACGAATCCAAATCACTCGCTTCAACGGAAATCCACGCTGGCGACCAACGGCCGAACTGATGGCGCAGATGCCCGACTCTCTTCGACCAATCGCAGTCGTCAACGACGATCCCATCCAAGCCTGCCAAGCTGGACTGCAAGCGGTGACGCCCGGCGGCATGCTGATCGTGTGCGGATCTTTTTTCCTGGCCGCCGAAACAGCACCATGGATGCACTCGATCACGTGCGAAGCAACTGACGCATCCTGA
- a CDS encoding Ig-like domain-containing protein: MIKRNDSKKSKLTSHNAPERTKRERAKKRRLTLEGLESRQLMAVMTGLPSQPAPTDLPEYTTPRNIGTVAAASYFESEGTSLTGANDQRSNADFIPLGTGAGQENTIDVVGSLPITTTTGNPSGFSSDLDTFSFDLRAGDILDIATSGSAGQFSIINSRGSQLLTSQVLVGGLHFPLQTVGNANGTMVIPEDGRYFMTVGSAGLANAYTVGLRTYRPVTEQLSVGDAQIMYLDFEGGVIDNNIFNEDLLVPGLPTFGFTVVPSFEDSLPFLGLEFGDIATANRITTAVYDDVVRVFNDLGDISTNTNGDFTKTGVPGDYGIRILSSRFQAPDGSYPHRDWFNSNSDDPRITRLLVGGTGLDIGVPGVYGIAQSVDVGNFDLSEFGIFALDGFQGSLLGFPIAPAASEVDATIQFLSSVISHEAGHTFGMLHTVNTNSIATIADAGGTLLANANNLGVGLDGIFGTLDDVKPQFRDDFYAPEVYAGFNRVTAALTHALSTGTQGGVGQTGRVFNDVNRNGADNNEAGLAGVTVYADVNNNSVFDASEASAVTGSDGSFSLTLPPGTVNIRAITPANFTATTATSISSSSSSIKFGFSQVVANITGTTFIDNDGDGIRDASDGGLANVYVYADLDGDNRPDLGEPSGKSAANGTYSINFPGPGTYTIRVVTPAGFEQTFPDLDSPTLGEHTVTFDGTSLTDNFNFGFLSSSDYGDAPDSYGTTVGANGASHGIVSGLTIGANIDRELSGSPSVLANGDDTTGVIDDEDGVQLLSPLGPGDSATFNVTVTNTTGLPAFLQGFIDFNRDGDFLDSGEHFATNLPVASGTVAQAMPVNVNVPVGASVGTTYVRFRLSQTSGVGPTGFVTTGEVEDHSFPILNAAEIANDDTFSVARNTLSNNLDVLANDFQTADNPLVIETLNTSGTVGQVVRSNDRKTIFYTPPNGFTGRDVFTYTVLDQFGTRSTATAVVNVTFQSNVPIAVDDSFEIAQDSSQRPLNVLDNDVPSLSGGISITSVTPGTNGGTIQIIGGGQSLRYTPQPGFTGTEEFTYSIQDSAGSVSSATVTVNLLPGTRSDDVVAFSIEIFDPVDIATPITNVQVGQEFLVRVSVEDLRAFANPEGVASAFLDLLYTDELVSTLDTDGSDDFPFDITFGPLFSRADGLQRANAQTPGLIDEVGGVQQITGQVAFDGPAELFTVRMKAVSPGVAQFLSNPADDAESETTVLASDVALLVRQLRLGKTELLIVPTNDNFTSAIDDSFPEGRDSNGQLINANTITRSVIDVLANDNLGPTGTIREFGLVTSPSLGNVFIDDNGTPDNLNDDFFSYRANSNANGLERFTYVVVTEDDIRSTAEVTMALGNAVANADVAIDFSLVGADGVTPITNVSVGDRFGIRVDVEDLRQLGSTYVFAGYLDVLYSQGIIRPANTVTGDEYNFDVAFGPGFEADAGVGTASRLGIINEFGTLLSNGATGSNPARLATLFFDAIAPGQAEVVGSPADSFPFQDTLLFNEDEPVDVSKIRYDSLVINVGGSVPANQAFQNPTLAQDVNNDGLVSPIDALLVINAMSRLSSVSGEGEVAGSTSLPQVFIDVNGDNRVSALDALQVINYLARQSNNLAAGEGEAVAQQLVGQSGSTPTDLSSDLASDAVFADLSGDDLIVDASAGSSSAVSSSIVSVDSESDDAEDGSIDVLDLLADDVSNLWA; encoded by the coding sequence ATGATCAAACGAAACGATTCGAAGAAATCGAAACTTACCAGCCACAATGCTCCCGAGCGGACCAAACGTGAGCGCGCCAAAAAACGGCGTCTCACGCTGGAAGGGCTGGAGAGTCGCCAATTGATGGCGGTGATGACTGGCCTTCCTTCGCAGCCGGCACCGACCGACCTGCCGGAGTACACGACGCCTCGAAATATCGGGACAGTCGCTGCTGCTTCGTATTTCGAATCCGAAGGCACGTCGCTGACTGGCGCGAATGACCAGCGTTCCAACGCGGACTTCATTCCGTTGGGAACCGGCGCCGGTCAGGAAAACACCATCGATGTGGTTGGATCGCTGCCGATTACGACAACGACTGGTAATCCCAGCGGATTTTCGTCTGACCTCGATACGTTCTCGTTCGATTTGCGAGCGGGCGACATTCTTGACATCGCGACCAGTGGATCGGCAGGTCAGTTTTCGATCATTAATTCACGCGGCAGTCAGTTGTTGACCAGCCAAGTGTTGGTCGGTGGATTGCACTTTCCATTACAAACGGTCGGTAACGCCAACGGGACGATGGTCATTCCCGAAGACGGACGTTATTTCATGACCGTTGGTTCGGCAGGTCTTGCTAACGCCTACACGGTCGGACTGCGAACCTATCGCCCGGTCACCGAGCAACTTTCAGTCGGTGATGCGCAAATCATGTACCTCGACTTCGAGGGTGGTGTGATCGACAACAACATCTTCAACGAAGATTTGTTGGTGCCCGGCTTGCCAACATTCGGTTTCACAGTCGTACCAAGCTTTGAAGATTCGCTGCCGTTCCTGGGATTGGAATTTGGCGATATTGCCACGGCCAACCGGATCACGACCGCCGTTTATGACGACGTCGTTCGGGTCTTCAATGACCTTGGCGACATTTCGACGAACACGAATGGCGACTTCACGAAGACCGGTGTTCCTGGTGATTACGGGATTCGAATTCTTTCGAGCCGCTTCCAGGCACCCGATGGTTCGTACCCGCATCGTGATTGGTTCAACAGCAACTCTGACGATCCGCGGATCACTCGCCTGTTGGTCGGTGGCACTGGGTTAGACATTGGTGTCCCGGGTGTTTACGGGATCGCTCAGTCGGTGGACGTTGGTAACTTTGACCTGAGCGAATTTGGTATTTTTGCGCTCGACGGTTTCCAAGGTTCGTTGCTTGGTTTCCCAATCGCACCAGCGGCAAGCGAAGTGGATGCGACCATCCAGTTCTTGTCCAGCGTGATTTCGCACGAAGCCGGTCATACGTTCGGTATGTTGCACACGGTCAACACAAATTCAATTGCTACGATCGCGGATGCCGGCGGAACGCTGTTGGCCAATGCAAATAACTTGGGCGTTGGTCTAGACGGAATTTTTGGCACGCTCGATGACGTTAAGCCACAGTTCCGCGATGACTTCTATGCACCTGAGGTTTATGCCGGATTCAACCGTGTTACTGCGGCGCTTACCCACGCCTTGTCGACCGGTACCCAAGGTGGTGTCGGGCAAACCGGTCGCGTCTTCAATGATGTCAACCGAAACGGGGCCGACAACAACGAAGCGGGCTTGGCCGGTGTTACCGTCTACGCCGACGTCAACAACAACTCGGTATTCGACGCCAGCGAAGCAAGCGCCGTCACGGGTTCGGATGGATCATTTTCGCTGACGTTGCCGCCTGGAACGGTCAACATTCGCGCGATCACGCCGGCAAACTTTACAGCGACCACAGCGACTTCGATTTCCAGCAGCAGTAGCTCGATCAAGTTTGGTTTCAGCCAAGTGGTCGCGAACATCACCGGTACCACGTTCATTGACAACGATGGTGACGGAATTCGGGATGCGTCGGATGGTGGCCTGGCGAACGTCTATGTTTACGCCGATTTGGACGGCGACAATCGTCCTGACCTTGGCGAGCCAAGCGGCAAATCAGCCGCTAACGGCACGTACTCGATCAATTTTCCAGGCCCAGGCACGTATACGATTCGAGTGGTGACGCCGGCCGGTTTTGAGCAAACGTTCCCTGATTTGGATTCACCGACTCTTGGTGAGCACACTGTTACCTTCGACGGGACATCGCTGACCGACAACTTCAACTTCGGTTTCTTGTCGTCGAGCGACTACGGCGATGCACCTGATTCGTACGGTACGACCGTCGGCGCTAATGGTGCCAGTCACGGCATCGTCAGCGGCTTGACGATTGGTGCCAACATCGACCGTGAACTGAGCGGTTCACCATCGGTTTTGGCAAATGGCGACGACACGACCGGCGTGATCGATGACGAAGACGGCGTGCAATTGCTTTCGCCGCTTGGACCCGGCGACAGCGCCACGTTCAACGTTACAGTGACCAACACGACGGGCTTGCCCGCATTCTTGCAAGGCTTCATTGACTTCAACCGTGACGGCGACTTCTTGGACAGCGGCGAACATTTCGCCACCAACCTGCCAGTCGCTTCCGGCACTGTCGCTCAAGCGATGCCGGTGAACGTGAATGTTCCTGTCGGTGCTAGCGTCGGAACGACCTATGTCCGGTTCCGTTTGAGTCAGACATCGGGCGTAGGACCAACCGGTTTCGTGACGACGGGCGAAGTCGAGGATCACTCGTTTCCGATTTTGAACGCTGCTGAAATTGCTAACGATGATACATTCTCGGTGGCTCGAAACACGTTGTCGAACAACCTGGATGTCTTGGCGAACGACTTCCAGACGGCTGACAACCCACTTGTGATCGAAACTCTGAACACGTCCGGGACGGTCGGCCAAGTCGTTCGGTCCAACGATCGCAAAACGATTTTCTACACTCCACCGAACGGTTTCACCGGTCGCGACGTGTTCACGTACACCGTTCTTGATCAATTCGGAACACGTTCGACCGCCACTGCGGTTGTGAACGTCACGTTCCAATCGAACGTTCCCATTGCGGTCGACGATTCATTCGAAATCGCCCAGGATTCGTCGCAACGTCCATTGAACGTTCTCGATAACGACGTGCCTAGCCTTTCTGGTGGTATCTCGATTACCAGCGTGACGCCGGGCACCAACGGTGGCACGATTCAGATCATTGGTGGCGGTCAGTCGCTACGGTACACGCCGCAACCTGGGTTTACCGGCACCGAAGAATTCACCTACAGCATCCAAGACTCGGCTGGTTCGGTCAGCAGTGCGACCGTCACGGTCAACCTGTTGCCAGGTACTCGCAGCGATGACGTGGTAGCGTTCTCGATCGAGATTTTTGACCCTGTCGATATTGCAACCCCGATCACGAATGTCCAAGTCGGGCAAGAGTTCTTGGTGCGAGTTTCCGTCGAAGACCTGCGTGCTTTTGCAAATCCCGAAGGCGTCGCGTCAGCATTCCTTGACCTGCTTTACACCGATGAATTGGTGTCAACGCTGGACACCGACGGCAGCGACGACTTCCCGTTCGACATCACGTTCGGGCCACTGTTTTCGCGAGCCGATGGATTGCAACGAGCCAATGCTCAGACTCCTGGTTTGATCGACGAAGTCGGTGGAGTTCAGCAGATCACCGGCCAAGTTGCGTTCGACGGACCGGCTGAATTATTCACGGTTCGCATGAAGGCAGTTTCGCCAGGTGTGGCTCAGTTCTTATCTAACCCAGCCGATGACGCGGAAAGCGAAACTACGGTTTTGGCTTCGGACGTTGCGTTGTTGGTCCGACAACTGCGATTGGGTAAGACTGAATTGTTGATCGTTCCTACAAACGATAACTTCACGTCTGCGATCGATGATTCGTTCCCCGAAGGACGTGATAGCAACGGCCAATTGATCAACGCCAATACGATTACCCGCAGCGTCATCGATGTCCTTGCCAATGATAACTTGGGGCCAACCGGAACGATCCGCGAGTTCGGGTTGGTGACCAGCCCATCACTCGGTAACGTCTTTATCGATGACAATGGGACACCAGACAACCTGAATGATGACTTCTTCAGTTATCGTGCGAACTCGAATGCGAACGGTTTAGAACGGTTCACTTATGTGGTCGTGACCGAGGACGACATTCGCAGCACCGCCGAAGTCACGATGGCGCTTGGTAATGCGGTTGCCAACGCGGATGTTGCGATTGACTTCTCATTGGTGGGTGCTGATGGTGTCACGCCAATCACCAATGTGAGTGTCGGCGATCGTTTCGGCATTCGTGTCGATGTCGAAGACCTGCGTCAACTCGGGTCGACTTATGTCTTTGCCGGTTACTTGGACGTGCTTTACAGCCAAGGCATCATTCGTCCGGCCAACACGGTTACGGGTGACGAGTACAATTTTGATGTTGCGTTTGGTCCAGGGTTCGAAGCAGATGCCGGTGTCGGTACAGCATCGCGATTGGGCATCATTAACGAATTTGGAACGCTGCTGTCCAACGGTGCGACGGGTTCCAACCCGGCTCGTTTGGCAACGTTGTTCTTCGATGCGATCGCACCAGGGCAAGCCGAAGTTGTTGGCTCGCCAGCGGATTCGTTCCCATTCCAAGACACGTTGCTGTTCAACGAAGATGAACCTGTTGACGTTTCGAAAATTCGTTACGACAGCCTTGTCATCAACGTTGGCGGATCAGTACCGGCTAACCAAGCGTTTCAGAATCCAACCTTGGCTCAAGACGTCAACAATGACGGTTTAGTTTCGCCGATCGACGCTTTGTTGGTCATTAACGCGATGAGCCGGTTGAGTTCGGTATCGGGCGAAGGTGAAGTCGCGGGAAGCACATCGCTACCTCAGGTCTTCATCGACGTTAACGGCGATAACCGTGTCTCGGCTCTCGACGCGCTGCAGGTCATCAATTATCTGGCTCGTCAATCCAATAACTTAGCGGCCGGCGAAGGTGAAGCGGTTGCTCAGCAGTTGGTCGGGCAGTCAGGATCTACGCCAACGGACTTGTCGTCGGATTTGGCTAGCGATGCAGTCTTCGCTGACCTGAGCGGCGATGATTTGATCGTCGACGCATCGGCGGGTAGCTCGTCGGCCGTGTCATCGTCAATCGTGTCGGTTGACAGCGAAAGCGACGATGCCGAAGACGGCTCGATCGATGTCCTTGATCTGCTTGCCGATGACGTTTCGAACCTCTGGGCCTAA
- a CDS encoding prolipoprotein diacylglyceryl transferase — MLDRKTIESTLEKIKSGELTPDEATEFLLKIDLDSLGYESGDMPSTAVSSRLATPNTEPADPELLSSVIHRLGIPPIEVVHDWCEQLANIAADHESRTQQPIGPVNASDCALNDNGQLIWNEHVATDTLVLPTSLSSTSQVHIDRFRHSILGNEPAIQSEPDLIVPEQQRDTPDLPVSRTRPSKLLSRSLAALAIAGCVAGSVYVVQQINQEQPVATTDTKPASKRAAPQSDIFDFSADSVTQTQAALTDAAEALESFESMTEAELETFEKESASQTANFSLDSFMPATQSFAPAIEKEHPIAPETTNQALADNMISDPLAPTTVPVMNNAVDDDAEPPPESEQSTAIAASADPIESAVELPPIELPANGEDKEQPSVTLVNRNASGLTLTFPYSVPLKLEASADALWHIIDTRKPTTVAALTSGGEDLSIKWEPSAQQSPNSKLLAHGRLRDDNGNDLFLRPRIAAPPYKFSFETFDTMPTWNLRAPIPPNVARIAIDFDIPDDLEIGWVEPIEANAIRRARGLAVLTSTDDEDVSLGIRFDIRCNRKLECRLRFAGRLDSSMPWNMVSNAGIEAFANQLANQAGLVSTEAQRLSGVYEIARTTMGRRVIKIKQSRNDALAEEIRTASKRVAQLQSLMATIESTATLRVKVWIDWPDTEQTILTMDSESQ, encoded by the coding sequence GTGCTCGATCGAAAAACAATCGAATCGACCCTCGAGAAGATTAAATCAGGTGAACTGACGCCCGACGAAGCGACCGAGTTCCTGCTGAAAATCGACTTGGACTCACTCGGCTACGAATCTGGCGACATGCCTTCCACAGCGGTTTCGTCGCGTCTTGCGACACCCAACACTGAGCCAGCCGATCCCGAACTGCTCTCGTCCGTGATCCATCGATTAGGAATCCCCCCCATCGAAGTCGTCCACGACTGGTGCGAGCAGCTAGCCAATATCGCCGCCGATCACGAGTCACGAACCCAACAACCGATCGGCCCAGTCAATGCGTCCGATTGCGCATTGAACGACAACGGCCAATTGATTTGGAACGAACACGTTGCAACCGACACGCTCGTTTTACCAACATCACTTTCAAGCACGTCCCAAGTTCACATTGATCGATTCCGCCATTCAATCCTTGGCAACGAGCCCGCTATCCAAAGCGAACCCGACCTAATCGTTCCCGAACAACAGCGCGACACACCCGATCTTCCCGTGTCACGCACGCGTCCATCCAAACTGCTAAGCCGATCGCTAGCCGCACTGGCCATCGCGGGCTGCGTTGCAGGCAGCGTTTACGTCGTCCAGCAAATCAACCAAGAACAACCCGTCGCGACGACGGACACAAAACCAGCCTCGAAACGCGCTGCGCCGCAGTCGGACATCTTCGATTTCTCGGCTGACTCGGTGACTCAAACGCAAGCGGCCCTCACCGACGCTGCCGAAGCACTCGAGTCGTTTGAATCGATGACCGAAGCCGAGCTAGAAACATTCGAAAAAGAATCCGCCTCGCAGACCGCCAACTTCTCACTCGACTCATTCATGCCAGCGACCCAGAGCTTCGCTCCGGCCATCGAAAAAGAACACCCGATTGCACCGGAGACGACTAACCAAGCACTTGCCGATAACATGATTTCGGATCCTCTGGCGCCGACGACCGTCCCTGTCATGAACAATGCTGTTGACGACGATGCCGAACCGCCACCCGAATCCGAACAATCAACCGCGATCGCCGCGTCCGCGGATCCCATCGAATCTGCCGTCGAACTTCCGCCGATCGAACTTCCCGCCAACGGCGAAGACAAGGAGCAGCCAAGCGTCACGCTGGTTAACCGAAACGCCAGTGGCCTGACGCTGACGTTTCCCTATAGCGTGCCGCTAAAATTGGAAGCCTCTGCCGATGCACTTTGGCACATCATCGACACTCGCAAACCAACGACCGTCGCGGCGCTGACGTCCGGTGGCGAGGACTTGTCGATCAAGTGGGAACCATCCGCCCAGCAATCGCCCAATTCCAAACTGCTTGCCCACGGCCGACTTCGCGACGACAACGGCAACGACCTTTTCCTCCGCCCGCGAATCGCTGCCCCTCCCTACAAGTTCTCGTTCGAAACCTTCGACACGATGCCGACGTGGAATCTTCGCGCACCGATCCCACCGAATGTCGCGCGCATCGCGATCGACTTTGACATTCCCGACGACCTCGAAATCGGTTGGGTCGAACCCATCGAAGCCAACGCAATCCGGCGTGCTCGTGGACTGGCAGTGCTGACGAGCACGGACGACGAAGATGTATCGCTAGGGATTCGGTTCGACATCCGCTGCAACCGCAAACTCGAGTGCCGTCTTCGTTTCGCCGGAAGGCTCGATTCGTCGATGCCCTGGAACATGGTGTCCAACGCTGGCATCGAAGCCTTCGCCAATCAATTGGCCAATCAAGCAGGCTTGGTCAGCACCGAGGCTCAGCGACTCTCCGGTGTCTACGAAATCGCCCGTACGACCATGGGCCGACGGGTGATCAAAATCAAACAAAGCCGCAACGACGCACTAGCCGAAGAAATTCGTACCGCATCCAAACGAGTCGCTCAACTGCAATCGTTGATGGCAACCATCGAGTCAACCGCAACCCTGCGAGTGAAAGTTTGGATCGACTGGCCGGATACGGAACAAACGATTCTGACCATGGACTCCGAATCACAGTAA
- a CDS encoding 4'-phosphopantetheinyl transferase family protein, giving the protein MASIVLIGPAMLDWIMTSLTPNSETNGAETVRVWHATSSSGPAGLIEQCCENWLDESERERAARFRQPTSRNQHVIGRGMARRLLGVGDTSPESIRFDVEAYGKPFVIEPNVARRPFNVAHTDGLVMCGIGERSDTLVGVDVERLNRRTDPALADRYFSTPEVEYVHSHCSDEDRRLAFLRVWTLKEAFIKAIGTGLQTPLADFAFEQIDSDCPTIRMLNPKLESDRLWQFFSITPRPGFIGAVAVAPSEKVKSTFELHCFDELVGQS; this is encoded by the coding sequence ATGGCGTCGATTGTATTGATTGGTCCAGCTATGCTGGACTGGATCATGACTTCACTTACCCCAAATAGCGAAACCAACGGCGCCGAGACCGTGCGTGTGTGGCACGCGACAAGTTCATCGGGGCCCGCCGGACTGATTGAGCAATGTTGCGAAAACTGGTTGGACGAATCCGAACGAGAACGTGCGGCAAGGTTTCGGCAGCCAACCAGCCGGAATCAGCACGTGATCGGTCGAGGAATGGCTCGCCGATTATTGGGCGTCGGTGACACGTCACCCGAGTCGATACGATTTGACGTTGAAGCGTACGGCAAGCCGTTTGTGATCGAGCCTAATGTGGCCCGACGTCCATTCAATGTTGCCCATACCGACGGCTTGGTGATGTGTGGTATCGGCGAACGCTCCGACACCCTTGTGGGGGTCGACGTTGAACGACTAAACCGTCGAACCGATCCGGCGCTGGCCGATCGTTATTTTTCGACACCCGAGGTTGAGTACGTTCATTCGCATTGCAGCGACGAAGACCGACGTTTGGCGTTCTTGAGAGTGTGGACATTGAAGGAAGCATTCATCAAGGCAATCGGAACAGGACTGCAGACACCGCTGGCGGATTTTGCTTTCGAACAGATTGATTCGGATTGTCCCACCATTCGGATGCTTAATCCGAAACTTGAAAGTGATCGGTTGTGGCAGTTCTTTTCGATCACACCACGTCCGGGTTTCATTGGCGCGGTCGCGGTTGCGCCAAGCGAAAAAGTAAAGTCAACGTTCGAGTTGCACTGCTTTGACGAGCTGGTAGGTCAGAGTTAG